One Camelus bactrianus isolate YW-2024 breed Bactrian camel chromosome 14, ASM4877302v1, whole genome shotgun sequence genomic region harbors:
- the LOC105072662 gene encoding G-protein coupled receptor 183 → MDNFTTHSPAPQESECDLYAHHDTARILMPLHYSIVFIIGLVGNLLALTVIIQNRKKINSTTLYSTNLVISDILFTTALPTRIAYYALGFDWRIGEALCRITAVVFYINTYAGVNFMTCLSIDRFFAVVHPLRYNKMKRIEHAKCICIFVWILVFAQTLPLLIKPMSKQENERITCMEYPNFEETESLPWILLGACFIGYVLPLIIILVCYSQICCKLFKTAKQNPLTEKSGVNKKALNTIIFIIVVFVVCFTPYHVAIIQHMIKKLRFPDLLECSQRHSFQISLHFTVCLMNFNCCMDPFIYFFACKGYKRKVMKMLKRQVSVSISSAVKSAPEENSREMTETQTMIHSKSLNEK, encoded by the coding sequence ATGGACAATTTCACAACACATTCTCCAGCTCCTCAGGAAAGCGAGTGTGATCTCTACGCACACCATGACACAGCCAGGATACTCATGCCTCTGCATTACAGCATCGTCTTCATAATTGGGCTCGTGGGAAACTTGTTAGCCTTGACTGTCATTattcaaaacaggaaaaaaatcaactccACCACTCTATATTCAACCAACTTGGTGATTTCAGACATACTTTTTACCACTGCTCTGCCTACACGGATAGCCTACTACGCGCTGGGCTTTGACTGGAGAATAGGCGAGGCCTTGTGTAGGATAACTGCTGTCGTGTTTTACATCAACACCTATGCGGGCGTGAACTTCATGACCTGCCTAAGTATTGACCGGTTCTTTGCGGTGGTGCACCCGCTGCGGTacaacaagatgaaaagaatcGAACACGCAAAATGCATTTGCATATTTGTCTGGATTCTAGTATTTGCTCAAACACTCCCGCTACTCATAAAACCCATGTCTAAGCAGGAGAATGAAAGGATTACGTGCATGGAATATCCAAACTTTGAAGAAACAGAATCCCTTCCCTGGATTCTGCTTGGTGCATGTTTCATAGGATATGTACTTCCGCTCATAATCATTCTTGTCTGCTACTCTCAAATCTGCTGCAAACTCTTTAAAACTGCCAAACAAAACCCACTAACTGAGAAATCCGGTGTAAACAAAAAGGCTCTCAAcaccattatttttataattgttgtGTTTGTTGTCTGTTTCACACCTTACCATGTTGCAATTATTCAACACATGATTAAGAAGCTTCGTTTTCCTGATCTCCTGGAATGTAGCCAAAGACATTCATTCCAGATCTCTCTGCACTTTACAGTGTGCCTGATGAACTTCAATTGCTGCATGGAcccttttatatatttctttgcaTGCAAAGGGTACAAGAGAAAGGTCATGAAGATGCTGAAACGCCAAGTcagtgtatcaatttccagtgccGTGAAGTCGGCCCCTGAAGAAAACTCACGTGAAATGACAGAAACTCAAACGATGATACATTCCAAGTctttaaatgaaaagtaa